A genomic region of Desulfurellaceae bacterium contains the following coding sequences:
- a CDS encoding N-formylglutamate amidohydrolase has product MTPFPVVLSIPHGGTAVPVELQGRVSLDRHGIHDDSDPFVREMYDLGGRVAEVISTDIARAFVDLNRAPDDLPPANPDGLVKTLTCVGQPIYTPGKELDARLIARLIDTYYTPYHARLERAVSKPGLALGIDCHSMLPVGPPIGPDTGQPRPMICVGNVRGRACPMGLAERFAACLCSAFCLEPHQVSLNQPFGGGYITRTYGGNPVPWLQVEMNRALYLDPPWFERRTLSMDPARLQELNAQFATAVADFFA; this is encoded by the coding sequence GTGACACCTTTTCCAGTCGTGCTGTCTATTCCGCACGGCGGCACTGCGGTGCCGGTCGAGCTGCAGGGACGGGTCAGCCTCGACCGCCACGGGATTCATGACGACAGCGATCCCTTCGTGCGCGAAATGTATGACCTCGGCGGGCGGGTCGCCGAGGTCATCTCAACCGACATTGCCCGGGCTTTCGTCGATCTCAACCGGGCGCCCGACGACCTGCCGCCGGCGAATCCGGATGGGCTGGTCAAAACCCTGACCTGTGTCGGACAGCCGATTTATACGCCGGGCAAAGAACTCGATGCGCGGCTGATCGCGCGGCTGATCGACACCTACTACACGCCCTACCATGCCCGACTCGAACGGGCCGTGTCCAAACCCGGCCTGGCGCTGGGCATTGACTGCCACTCCATGCTGCCGGTCGGACCGCCTATCGGGCCTGATACCGGCCAGCCGCGGCCCATGATTTGTGTCGGCAATGTGCGGGGCCGGGCATGTCCCATGGGGTTGGCGGAACGTTTTGCCGCCTGCCTGTGCTCGGCCTTTTGTCTGGAGCCTCACCAGGTCAGCCTCAACCAGCCCTTTGGCGGGGGGTATATTACCCGGACCTACGGGGGGAACCCTGTGCCGTGGCTCCAGGTCGAGATGAACCGCGCCCTGTATCTCGACCCCCCCTGGTTTGAGCGCCGGACGCTCAGCATGGACCCGGCGCGGCTCCAAGAGCTGAACGCACAGTTTGCCACGGCCGTGGCGGATTTTTTTGCATGA